Proteins from a single region of Oncorhynchus nerka isolate Pitt River linkage group LG18, Oner_Uvic_2.0, whole genome shotgun sequence:
- the LOC135561913 gene encoding uncharacterized protein LOC135561913, with the protein MYEWFVPQEDTLSNMDLVKRTKSKVGCLQNLKGQQLYRQLLNNATCSLTFSKDVIWEMGSDSIPYSQADFHWLFSASGPLAPSPKPKSTGIKSMKGIPLHPSPQDPAKKRGFRDPPSMLPELQISHLAPLTAKESFTLPSHQGGLLDSFKRTGLRGVSNIYNCLEEASTGGREDRLKSCHWDEFVLKKLTKTTAQWIVSQQIPNQCQNKTLLQSLLRSQYGSASATDLVNEEPMCEEDFCSYQDLHKQTEKQQALQSSKAETPLPVYYRQGDKTYRNI; encoded by the coding sequence atgtatgaatgGTTTGTTCCCCAAGAGGATACATTAAGCAACATGGATTTGGTAAAACGCACCAAATCAAAGGTGGGCTGTCTACAAAATCTGAAAGGACAGCAGCTCTACAGACAACTCCTCAACAATGCCACCTGCAGTCTCACCTTCTCCAAAGATGTTATATGGGAGATGGGGTCAGACAGTATACCTTACAGTCAAGCTGACTTCCACTGGCTTTTCAGTGCCTCTGGACCTCTGGCACCAAGTCCCAAGCCGAAGAGCACAGGGATAAAATCAATGAAAGGTATCCCCCTTCATCCTTCACCTCAGGATCCTGCCAAGAAGAGAGGCTTCAGAGACCCTCCCTCTATGCTCCCTGAATTACAAATATCCCATCTTGCGCCATTGACTGCCAAAGAGTCCTTTACACTCCCTAGTCACCAGGGGGGGCTCTTGGATTCCTTTAAAAGGACAGGACTACGAGGAGTTTCTAATATTTACAATTGTCTCGAGGAAGCATCTACAGGAGGCAGGGAGGACCGTTTAAAGAGCTGCCACTGGGATGAGTTTGTGCTAAAGAAGCTGACCAAGACCACAGCCCAGTGGATAGTGAGTCAACAGATTCCAAACCAGTGCCAGAATAAGACTCTGCTGCAGTCACTGCTGAGGAGTCAGTATGGTTCAGCCAGTGCCACAGATCTAGTCAATGAGGAGCCCATGTGTGAGGAGGATTTCTGCAGTTACCAAGATCTCCACAAGCAGACTGAGAAGCAGCAGGCTCTTCAGAGCAGCAAGGCTGAGACACCTCTTCCAGTATACTACAGGCAAGGAGACAAAACCTACCGTAATATTTAA